From Candidatus Neomarinimicrobiota bacterium, the proteins below share one genomic window:
- a CDS encoding PAS domain S-box protein: MKKKHTFQASDTLFILDNLNTAVFRTSPDNSGSFIDVNPAFLKIFGYEDKTQLAAISVVDLYVEPGDRDSIRKELKSKGHFREREFLFKRSNGKIFPGRVSSVLVKDDTGQAIYIDGVVDDITMQKQQFEALHVAEVGLKQRQLELIEERRIFFSGPVIQIHWPMDESEPLIYISENVKDILGYEVSDFTDGRILYPSITHREDLAELQEKIRTQVNEGSDVISVPPYRLKHKNGGYIWVQDYGYIQKDESGKATMIMGYIYDVTELQESHRKIAESELRYRGLVENSPTGIIRIDVEGNILEVNTVMVNSLGSPSREATMAFNIFTFKPLQDAGIAQKFQECIRENKAVKFTSEYTSAWEKTIYFQVVIHPIYNAEQQIIGAQANMEDISGTYQAELATRALERTQLEERNIFLAGPIMIIKWDMIADKALHHISDNVENILGYTVDEMLSGAVLFVDIMHPEDAERCRKTAQQALDQGLESFETAAYRIRCKDGHYIWVNDHSTIIRDENGEPKNISGVVYDISHIIQAEERIKLTEQTYQELFNAISEAVFIHDPDTSEILDVNETMLRMYGYKRDEVIGTDVQKFSAASVVTSGIGDLFKLAISEGHKTFEWEAIHKSGKKFWVEVTLRPAVIHGKDRMLANVRNISGRKEILTKLEKSLQEKDLLLREVHHRVKNNMQVINSLLNLQAEYTQDEHLFEIFGETQNRIRTMALIHERLFKSKSMDAVDFDQYIESLIYELINFYTIDQQRIRFHQDIDQIKLNINKAIPCGLIVNELITNVLKYAFPDNGEGDIWVSVKAIGHSAAEIIVRDNGVGLNPSLDFETTQTMGLRITRILTEQLEGKMEIDRTNGTSFKLRFNLQNED, from the coding sequence ATGAAAAAGAAACACACATTCCAAGCAAGCGATACTTTATTTATTCTGGATAATCTGAATACGGCTGTATTTCGCACAAGTCCGGATAACTCTGGAAGTTTTATCGATGTTAATCCGGCTTTTCTAAAGATATTTGGATATGAAGATAAAACTCAATTAGCAGCAATTTCGGTTGTTGATCTCTATGTTGAACCAGGAGATCGAGACAGTATCCGCAAGGAATTGAAGTCAAAAGGGCATTTCCGGGAGCGGGAGTTTTTATTCAAACGCAGCAATGGAAAGATATTTCCGGGGAGGGTCTCCTCCGTACTGGTGAAAGATGATACAGGACAGGCAATTTACATAGATGGTGTAGTCGATGATATCACTATGCAAAAACAACAGTTTGAGGCTCTGCATGTTGCTGAAGTCGGATTAAAACAGCGTCAACTGGAATTAATAGAAGAACGCCGGATCTTTTTCAGTGGACCTGTTATTCAGATCCATTGGCCAATGGATGAATCGGAACCATTGATCTACATTTCTGAAAATGTTAAGGATATCTTGGGGTATGAAGTAAGCGATTTTACTGATGGCAGGATTCTTTACCCCAGTATAACACACCGAGAAGATCTGGCCGAGCTACAGGAGAAAATTCGTACTCAAGTCAACGAAGGTTCAGATGTGATATCTGTGCCCCCTTATCGTCTGAAGCATAAAAACGGTGGATATATATGGGTTCAGGACTATGGATACATCCAAAAAGATGAATCTGGAAAAGCCACGATGATCATGGGATATATCTATGATGTCACGGAACTCCAGGAATCTCATCGAAAAATTGCCGAAAGTGAATTACGCTATCGTGGCCTGGTGGAAAATTCTCCCACTGGGATTATACGGATCGATGTGGAAGGGAATATTCTTGAAGTAAACACAGTCATGGTCAATTCTCTGGGGTCACCCTCTAGAGAGGCAACCATGGCTTTTAATATTTTTACCTTCAAACCCTTACAGGATGCTGGTATAGCTCAAAAATTTCAGGAATGTATCCGGGAGAATAAGGCTGTAAAATTCACCAGTGAGTACACTTCAGCCTGGGAAAAGACGATCTACTTTCAGGTAGTGATCCATCCGATCTACAATGCTGAGCAACAAATAATTGGTGCCCAGGCCAACATGGAGGATATCTCCGGTACCTATCAAGCTGAATTGGCAACCCGTGCGCTTGAGCGAACCCAGTTGGAGGAACGCAATATCTTTCTGGCTGGTCCGATCATGATCATTAAATGGGATATGATTGCAGATAAAGCACTCCATCACATAAGTGATAATGTTGAGAATATCCTTGGCTATACAGTTGACGAGATGCTTAGCGGAGCAGTCCTTTTCGTTGATATTATGCATCCTGAGGATGCCGAGCGATGCAGAAAAACTGCCCAACAGGCACTGGATCAGGGGCTGGAATCATTTGAAACTGCAGCTTATCGGATTCGCTGTAAAGACGGGCATTATATTTGGGTAAACGATCATTCCACGATCATCCGCGATGAAAATGGTGAACCCAAGAATATTTCAGGAGTTGTGTACGATATCAGTCACATCATCCAGGCCGAAGAGCGGATCAAGCTGACTGAGCAGACCTACCAGGAATTGTTTAATGCCATATCTGAAGCAGTCTTCATTCATGACCCTGATACATCCGAGATACTGGATGTCAATGAAACCATGCTAAGGATGTATGGGTATAAACGTGATGAGGTCATCGGTACAGATGTTCAGAAATTTAGTGCTGCTTCTGTTGTGACATCTGGAATTGGCGATCTCTTTAAGTTGGCAATTTCTGAGGGACATAAAACCTTTGAATGGGAAGCTATACATAAATCCGGTAAGAAATTCTGGGTGGAGGTTACGCTACGGCCGGCGGTTATTCATGGCAAGGACAGAATGCTGGCAAATGTCCGTAATATCTCAGGTCGGAAAGAGATTTTGACTAAATTGGAAAAATCGCTCCAAGAAAAGGATCTACTGTTGCGAGAAGTACATCATCGGGTCAAAAATAATATGCAGGTGATCAATAGCCTGCTAAACCTTCAGGCTGAATATACGCAGGATGAGCATCTATTTGAGATCTTTGGTGAAACTCAAAACCGGATACGCACCATGGCTCTGATCCATGAAAGACTCTTTAAATCAAAAAGCATGGATGCAGTTGACTTTGATCAGTATATCGAATCTCTGATCTATGAATTGATCAATTTCTACACCATTGATCAACAACGTATCCGTTTCCATCAGGATATCGACCAGATAAAGCTGAATATTAATAAAGCCATCCCATGCGGGTTGATCGTGAATGAGTTGATCACAAATGTGCTAAAATACGCATTCCCGGATAATGGGGAAGGTGATATATGGGTGTCAGTAAAAGCTATTGGTCATTCTGCCGCGGAGATTATTGTTCGGGATAATGGAGTTGGTTTGAATCCATCTCTGGATTTTGAGACAACCCAAACCATGGGTCTAAGGATCACTCGAATTCTTACTGAACAACTCGAGGGCAAAATGGAAATTGATAGAACCAATGGAACCAGTTTTAAATTGCGGTTCAATCTGCAGAATGAGGATTAG